The sequence TGTACTGAAAATATCGATAGAATCACTATTGCCAGAATCTTCATCGAGCAATTCGGCGAAAGCAAAAGCCGACACGATACTGCCGGCCGGATCGATTATTCCCAGATCCAGATCATAATCCACCTGCACCAGAACCTTTCCGCTGCCGCTGGCAGTATATTCCAGTTCATGGATCGAAAGAGCATCCGCCCAACCACTTGGATCTCCGACACTGGTTTGGCTTACGACCATCTCCTGATCGGCATATGCCGAGGCTTCGGTAAACGAGCCATTGTCGGAAAACAGCGACACCGGGTCACTACCGTCGAGAAAATCATTGCTGCCATTGATGTCGGTTTCGACCAAACTGTAACTATAATCAGGATTGAATGACAACGAGGCACTGCCGGACTGCGGTGTGACGGTCAGCGAGGTTATATCGATAAACGCCGAACTGCTGACCGTGGCTGCCCAGCTACTGGCACTGGTGAGCACAACGGCAGTCGCCCACAGGCCCTGACGAATAACGGATTTAAGACTTTTCATTCTGAATACTCCTAACAATTGATTGACCAAGGGAAAGGCCCCGCCCAAAGGTGGGCGGGGCTGTCGTCAAAGTGATTTACTGGCCTTGCGGCGCAGGCAGCATGCCCGGATGGATCTTGAATCCGGTAATTTTGATGATATCGTCGGTGTTGTAATCATCGACCGGACCACAGTCACTTCCGGGTGGGCAGTTGCTGTCATTGGAGTGCTGAATGGCCAAGTAGGCGGTTTTACCGTCAGCTGAGAAACCGAAACCGGTAGGTTCGGCGGTTTCATCCCGAACGGACAGGATTTTTATGCAACCGTCAGACTTGATGTTCCGATCGGCACCATCCGGCAGACAGGCGAAAATGTCTCCATGAGAATGGTCCTCGATCACATAAAGATTACCACTCAAGGGCTGGAAAGCCAGATTGTCGAAGGAATTGAAATCTTCATCCCCTTCGATAAAACGATTGACAACTACGCTGCGGGTATCGGGATCGGCCAACAGAGGGTCGCTGTCAACCCCACACACAACCTCCGCATAATTTTTTGCGCCTTCATTACCGGTATTAGCCCAACAGAAGCGGACGCCAGGACCTTGGTAAGTTGGATCCCGATGCAGATCTTCGGGACGGTAGTAACCGGTGGCGCCAACGGCATCGGCATCATCCCTTGCATTGCCGGGGGTCACTTCTACCCAAGCGGCATTTCCCACTTCACAACCCTGACCGAATTGCTGTTTGCTATCTCTACAGCTCACTTGCATCGCATAGACTGTACCTGAAGCCAGTGGCGATTCAGTTAGATCTTGGATAGGCCCTCCTGTATGGGGAACACTAGGCACGAATTTCAAAATTGCCCCGCCATCCTTATCAGGTGTACCGGTACCCGGGCGGAGTTCATCCCCAGCGATGACCACACCGGATTCGAGGACTGTGAGACCTTCCCAAGCCATGGTAGGCAGGTTGGTACGTTTGACGACGTGCGTTGGATCATCATTGGCACCGGTATTACGGTCAATGATGGTAGCGTTGGTACCCAGCGGGTCAAGAATTTCGTAGGCGCCACCATCGGTGGCTTCCTCAGTGGCCAGGATCGTACCCCATGGCGTCAGGCGGATACCATCACATCGGCTCATGCCGGAAACCAGTGTCGTAACAGTGCCGGTGTTGATGTCGATGGCCTGAACTGACGGGTTAAATTTCCCAGGGGCAATTTCTTCCCTGGCTCCTTCAATACACCAGATAGTGTGAGTAGGGTTTTCTTTGGATGGCCAGAAAGCAAACATATCCGCTTTATTTCCAGCTTGCCGGGTCAGTATTGTCCCTTTCAATCCCGGGGCCAGCTCGATGAGATCTTCAGCAGTCTGGCCAGGCTCACGTGCCACGTGAGTTGATGCGCTTTCGGGAAGCGGTTTGACAATTCCAAAATACTTGAAAGCCTGAGCTTTCAGTAGATGTTCCACCTTGGCGCCAAAATCGTTGGCGGCCAGAACAGGCGCGGCCATGCCGGCGGCAATCGCCAAGCCGAGTAGTTTTGATGGGTTCTTGAATGTTTTCATAGTGGTAACTCCTTGTGATTGGAATGGAGATGCTAATGTAACTAATTTATGTTTCTGCTCTATTTCAGTTTGATTTCAAACAGGTTACATCGACAACCATCGAGCTGAGCCTCAACGGGGTTCGAGCGCCTTCTGATAAACCGGGCCTTCTTGACTGACGATGCTGGCATGGAGGCGCCCATCCTCATCGATCCGGATCAGACCAAAATTGAACCATTCAAGCGCTTCTTCATAGCTGGTCACCTCCGAGGCCGATTCAGGACCAAAGAAAAACAGCCGCTCCGTTCCCAGGGTGCCGTCAAAATCCCGGTTGGGAAACAATCCGGCATTCAACGGCCCGGAAACGAACTCGTAGATCTCGAAATCCTGATCCTGGACGAAAGGACGATAACGGAACACTTCGGCGAAATGGACATCGGTGGTGATGAAGACTACATTGCGGATATCGCGGTCGTGCAAGAAATTGACCAGCTGCAGCAGTTCCTGCTCGAATCCGGTGTCCTGATCGAAATTGGCCCAGCCGTCGCGCCCATTTTCCGGTGGGAAGCCGGTGGGAATCGACAGTGGCACGCTGGAAACGATTACCTTCCAGGTGGCGTCGCTCTTTTGCAGGGTCTCCTTCAACCAGGTCAGCTGTTCCCGCCCCAACATGGTTTTGGGAAACCGGGCATTGTCTGGTTGACTATTTGCGTCGCGGTATTGGCGCGTGTCGAGTACGATCAGCTCCAGGTGCTTACCCCAACGGATCGAACGATAGAGACGTTTAGGGGTCCGGGGATCCTCGACGATGGGATTGTAGTCGAGAAATGCCTTCAACCCCATCGGCAGCAGATGTACGCCTGGGGTGTAAGGCGGGGTATCCCGGGTATCATGAAGCGGCCCAAAATCGTTCACCACTTCGTGATCATCCCAGATGGCAACGTAAGGCGTATGGGCGAGAAGCTCACGGAAATTTTCATCGCCCCGGTTGTACTTCCAGTGTCCCCAGTAATCCTCCAGCGTGGCCGAGCGGTCAAAATCGCCCGCGATCTGGGCGTTACCATAACGGCCCTGCTCCTCACAGATACCATCGGCATAGATCATGTCTCCAAGACCGACGAAAAAATCCGGCTCCATCGCATCGATGGTCCGAAATAGAGGATAACCAAGCAGGGCATCGCGGCAGACATTTTGGCCGCCCACATCCCCGCCCCAGGCGAAGGTGACCGGCTTTGCCGTCATCGATTCAGGCGCGGTCCGGAATTCACCGCGGGCGCCGCTGGCCGGATTTCCTCCGAACCGCCTTTTACTGAACCAAACCTGATAGCGGTAACGGGTGTCGGGACGCAGACGATTGAAGACAAGCTTGCCGGCGTAGTCTCTGGCGGACTCCACCCTCACGGTTTTAATCCGCCCCCTGGGACCGATCAGACGGACATTCATGAAGCCCTCGGCATCGGTTCTGGACCAGATCACCACCGAGCTGGCGGTAACATCGCCGACCGTCACACCGTGAGTAACGGGAAGGACAGTGGTAGTGTTGCTTACGTTTGAAAGATCTTGGACTGTATCGGCATAGGACAACGCCCCGCAATCGAAAAGCATGGCAATCATACCGACGACAACAATCGAAATTAACCGTTTCATTGAGCATACCTCCTCATTTATAGATACCGGTTCAGTTTTGTACAGACGGATCTGCCAAAATCTGCTGTTCGAATAGAAACACTGCCGAAGTATTAGGCAAGACATGCACCTTGATCCAGTTCACCCTTGGGCTGCCGAAAGTCTGCACGCGGGTGAAGTTGGGCAGGCGGGGATTGTCCTCGAAGCTGTCGAAAGGCTTGTCCACCAGATATTCGTGGAAGTCTCCGTGTGCCAGCACTACGGGCTTCCCAAAGTCCGCCACCCGTGCTCGCAAATGATCGATGATATCTTTAAAACCTGCC comes from Methylomarinovum caldicuralii and encodes:
- a CDS encoding alkaline phosphatase PhoX; amino-acid sequence: MKTFKNPSKLLGLAIAAGMAAPVLAANDFGAKVEHLLKAQAFKYFGIVKPLPESASTHVAREPGQTAEDLIELAPGLKGTILTRQAGNKADMFAFWPSKENPTHTIWCIEGAREEIAPGKFNPSVQAIDINTGTVTTLVSGMSRCDGIRLTPWGTILATEEATDGGAYEILDPLGTNATIIDRNTGANDDPTHVVKRTNLPTMAWEGLTVLESGVVIAGDELRPGTGTPDKDGGAILKFVPSVPHTGGPIQDLTESPLASGTVYAMQVSCRDSKQQFGQGCEVGNAAWVEVTPGNARDDADAVGATGYYRPEDLHRDPTYQGPGVRFCWANTGNEGAKNYAEVVCGVDSDPLLADPDTRSVVVNRFIEGDEDFNSFDNLAFQPLSGNLYVIEDHSHGDIFACLPDGADRNIKSDGCIKILSVRDETAEPTGFGFSADGKTAYLAIQHSNDSNCPPGSDCGPVDDYNTDDIIKITGFKIHPGMLPAPQGQ
- a CDS encoding alkaline phosphatase D family protein — translated: MKRLISIVVVGMIAMLFDCGALSYADTVQDLSNVSNTTTVLPVTHGVTVGDVTASSVVIWSRTDAEGFMNVRLIGPRGRIKTVRVESARDYAGKLVFNRLRPDTRYRYQVWFSKRRFGGNPASGARGEFRTAPESMTAKPVTFAWGGDVGGQNVCRDALLGYPLFRTIDAMEPDFFVGLGDMIYADGICEEQGRYGNAQIAGDFDRSATLEDYWGHWKYNRGDENFRELLAHTPYVAIWDDHEVVNDFGPLHDTRDTPPYTPGVHLLPMGLKAFLDYNPIVEDPRTPKRLYRSIRWGKHLELIVLDTRQYRDANSQPDNARFPKTMLGREQLTWLKETLQKSDATWKVIVSSVPLSIPTGFPPENGRDGWANFDQDTGFEQELLQLVNFLHDRDIRNVVFITTDVHFAEVFRYRPFVQDQDFEIYEFVSGPLNAGLFPNRDFDGTLGTERLFFFGPESASEVTSYEEALEWFNFGLIRIDEDGRLHASIVSQEGPVYQKALEPR